From a region of the Triticum aestivum cultivar Chinese Spring chromosome 7D, IWGSC CS RefSeq v2.1, whole genome shotgun sequence genome:
- the LOC123163813 gene encoding tRNA pseudouridine synthase A isoform X2, whose product MLAKFRPLMAAAPATKAAPAVAFSTAAERDGYAQYNHTDACQHLRWTARESYEYMYARPWSRVVDFYAELVRTGAGAAGLAELFRKDEKDHTRDTNGEEPLTSSGKQMSVKSSKARGGRWERANFKIVLSYHGGSFDGWQKQPDLNTVQGLVEKHLGQFVDERKAKQLQERSLPIEGCATVAGRTDKGVTALQQVCSFYTWRKDVQPGDIKDTINEAAPDKIKSLVVSEVSREFHPNFSAKWRRYLYIFPLDGDATSISEDEQSSTILENPELKAPQSFDVAKVDKIIRQLEGKMLSYKIFARDTQASRSDGPATECFMYHSRAAVTKLYSADENCKEGTTVMCVELVANRFLRKMVRVLVATTIREAAAGADEDALLNLMDATCRRATAPPAPAEGLCLVDVGYEDFDEQRCFIVD is encoded by the exons ATGCTCGCCAAGTTCCGGCCCCTCATGGCGGCGGCaccggcgacgaaggccgccccggccGTGGCGTTCTCCACGGCGGCGGAGCGGGACGGCTACGCGCAGTACAACCACACCGACGCGTGCCAGCACCTCCGGTGGACAGCCAG GGAGAGCTACGAGTACATGTACGCGCGGCCGTGGAGCAGGGTGGTCGACTTCTACGCCGAGCTCGTGCGCAccggcgccggggcggcggggctcgcCGAGCTGTTTCGGAAAGACGAG AAAGACCATACTCGTGATACGAATGGAGAGGAGCCTTTAACATCATCTGGAAAACAAATGTCTGTTAAATCATCCAAAGCCCGAGGAGGCAGGTGGGAAAGAGCAAACTTTAAGATTGTTCTTTCATATCATGGGGGGTCGTTTGATGGTTGGCAGAAGCAGCCTGACCTCAACACTGTTCAAGG GTTAGTGGAAAAACATCTTGGACAATTTGTCGATGAGCGAAAAGCTAAGCAACTTCAAGAAAGATCTTTGCCGATAGAAGGCTGTGCCACTGTTGCTGGGCGCACTGACAAAGGGGTGACTGCTCTTCAGCAAGTCTGCTCATTTT ATACGTGGAGAAAGGATGTACAGCCTGGCGATATAAAAGACACAATAAATGAGGCTGCACCAGATAAAATCAAATCTTTGGTTGTGTCAGAG GTTTCACGTGAATTTCATCCTAATTTTTCAGCCAAATGGAGGAGATACTTGTATATATTTCCCCTTGATGGGGATGCTACATCAATATCAGAGGATGAGCAATCCTCTACGATACTAGAGAATCCTGAATTAAAAGCACCTCAGAGCTTTGATGTGGCCAAGGTTGACAAAATCATTAGGCAACTGGAAGGAAAAATGCTATCTTATAAAATATTTGCACGTGATACGCAAGCTTCACGTAGCGA CGGCCCAGCTACGGAGTGTTTTATGTACCATTCTCGGGCTGCAGTCACCAAACTCTATTCTGCTGATGAG AATTGCAAAGAAGGCACAACGGTCATGTGCGTTGAGCTAGTTGCGAACAGGTTCCTACGCAAG ATGGTTAGGGTTCTTGTCGCAACCACCATCAGAGAGGCCGCTGCTGGAGCCGACGAAGACGCCTTGCTGAACCTGATGGACGCCACTTGCAGGCGCGCAACAGCTCCCCCGGCACCCGCGGAGGGCCTCTGCCTTGTAGACGTTGGCTATGAAGATTTCGACGAACAGAGGTGCTTCATTGTTGACTAA
- the LOC123163813 gene encoding tRNA pseudouridine synthase A isoform X1 — protein MLAKFRPLMAAAPATKAAPAVAFSTAAERDGYAQYNHTDACQHLRWTARESYEYMYARPWSRVVDFYAELVRTGAGAAGLAELFRKDEIFLPQKDHTRDTNGEEPLTSSGKQMSVKSSKARGGRWERANFKIVLSYHGGSFDGWQKQPDLNTVQGLVEKHLGQFVDERKAKQLQERSLPIEGCATVAGRTDKGVTALQQVCSFYTWRKDVQPGDIKDTINEAAPDKIKSLVVSEVSREFHPNFSAKWRRYLYIFPLDGDATSISEDEQSSTILENPELKAPQSFDVAKVDKIIRQLEGKMLSYKIFARDTQASRSDGPATECFMYHSRAAVTKLYSADENCKEGTTVMCVELVANRFLRKMVRVLVATTIREAAAGADEDALLNLMDATCRRATAPPAPAEGLCLVDVGYEDFDEQRCFIVD, from the exons ATGCTCGCCAAGTTCCGGCCCCTCATGGCGGCGGCaccggcgacgaaggccgccccggccGTGGCGTTCTCCACGGCGGCGGAGCGGGACGGCTACGCGCAGTACAACCACACCGACGCGTGCCAGCACCTCCGGTGGACAGCCAG GGAGAGCTACGAGTACATGTACGCGCGGCCGTGGAGCAGGGTGGTCGACTTCTACGCCGAGCTCGTGCGCAccggcgccggggcggcggggctcgcCGAGCTGTTTCGGAAAGACGAG ATTTTCCTTCCGCAGAAAGACCATACTCGTGATACGAATGGAGAGGAGCCTTTAACATCATCTGGAAAACAAATGTCTGTTAAATCATCCAAAGCCCGAGGAGGCAGGTGGGAAAGAGCAAACTTTAAGATTGTTCTTTCATATCATGGGGGGTCGTTTGATGGTTGGCAGAAGCAGCCTGACCTCAACACTGTTCAAGG GTTAGTGGAAAAACATCTTGGACAATTTGTCGATGAGCGAAAAGCTAAGCAACTTCAAGAAAGATCTTTGCCGATAGAAGGCTGTGCCACTGTTGCTGGGCGCACTGACAAAGGGGTGACTGCTCTTCAGCAAGTCTGCTCATTTT ATACGTGGAGAAAGGATGTACAGCCTGGCGATATAAAAGACACAATAAATGAGGCTGCACCAGATAAAATCAAATCTTTGGTTGTGTCAGAG GTTTCACGTGAATTTCATCCTAATTTTTCAGCCAAATGGAGGAGATACTTGTATATATTTCCCCTTGATGGGGATGCTACATCAATATCAGAGGATGAGCAATCCTCTACGATACTAGAGAATCCTGAATTAAAAGCACCTCAGAGCTTTGATGTGGCCAAGGTTGACAAAATCATTAGGCAACTGGAAGGAAAAATGCTATCTTATAAAATATTTGCACGTGATACGCAAGCTTCACGTAGCGA CGGCCCAGCTACGGAGTGTTTTATGTACCATTCTCGGGCTGCAGTCACCAAACTCTATTCTGCTGATGAG AATTGCAAAGAAGGCACAACGGTCATGTGCGTTGAGCTAGTTGCGAACAGGTTCCTACGCAAG ATGGTTAGGGTTCTTGTCGCAACCACCATCAGAGAGGCCGCTGCTGGAGCCGACGAAGACGCCTTGCTGAACCTGATGGACGCCACTTGCAGGCGCGCAACAGCTCCCCCGGCACCCGCGGAGGGCCTCTGCCTTGTAGACGTTGGCTATGAAGATTTCGACGAACAGAGGTGCTTCATTGTTGACTAA